The proteins below come from a single Bremerella sp. JC817 genomic window:
- a CDS encoding dihydrodipicolinate synthase family protein has product MAPQSTRLSGIFTPNIVPLDASGDINEAELRRYVDWLIAKGVHGLYPNGSTGEFLRFTVEERRRIIAIIADQTRGRVPILAGAAEANVKETLRACEAYHEMGCRAVAIVSPFYYKLSPSAVYAYFKEIGDNTPIDVTLYNIPMFASPIDVPTVQRLAEECPKIVAIKDSSGDLPHMMRMISAVRPLRPDFSFMTGWDAALMPMLLIGCDGGTNATSGVVPEITRRLYDLTLLGRIEEARDLQYRLLTLFDAMIQNCEFPEGFRAALALRGFKPGSGRQPQSDSQKMGVEILRKELQCLLSAEGFVDEPVGGCPAGQTDANPDDVARIVAGVVEELRRLGMTT; this is encoded by the coding sequence ATGGCCCCTCAATCGACGCGACTTTCCGGCATTTTTACCCCGAACATCGTGCCTCTGGACGCTTCTGGCGACATCAACGAGGCCGAACTGCGACGTTACGTCGATTGGTTGATTGCCAAGGGAGTTCACGGGCTCTATCCGAATGGCTCGACCGGCGAGTTCCTCCGGTTCACCGTGGAAGAACGTCGACGGATCATTGCCATCATCGCCGATCAGACCCGCGGACGAGTGCCGATTCTGGCTGGTGCGGCGGAAGCGAATGTCAAAGAAACTCTCCGGGCCTGTGAGGCGTATCACGAGATGGGCTGCCGAGCGGTCGCGATCGTTTCGCCGTTCTATTACAAGCTGAGCCCTTCGGCCGTTTACGCTTACTTCAAAGAGATCGGCGACAACACGCCGATCGATGTCACGCTGTACAACATTCCGATGTTCGCATCGCCGATCGACGTGCCAACCGTCCAGCGGCTGGCCGAGGAATGCCCGAAGATCGTGGCGATCAAAGACTCGTCAGGCGATCTGCCACACATGATGCGAATGATCTCGGCGGTCCGGCCCCTGCGTCCAGATTTCAGCTTCATGACCGGCTGGGATGCCGCCCTGATGCCGATGCTGCTGATTGGCTGCGATGGTGGAACGAACGCGACCAGTGGCGTGGTGCCCGAGATCACCCGTCGTCTGTACGACCTGACGCTGCTGGGCCGAATCGAAGAAGCTCGCGACTTGCAATATCGCCTGCTGACGTTGTTCGATGCGATGATTCAAAACTGCGAGTTTCCAGAAGGTTTCCGGGCCGCACTCGCGCTGCGTGGATTCAAGCCAGGTAGTGGTCGTCAGCCGCAGTCAGATAGCCAGAAAATGGGAGTCGAGATCCTGCGGAAAGAATTGCAGTGCCTGCTCTCGGCAGAAGGCTTTGTCGATGAACCGGTCGGTGGCTGCCCAGCCGGTCAGACCGATGCCAACCCCGACGATGTTGCCCGAATTGTGGCCGGCGTGGTCGAAGAGCTGCGCCGCTTGGGCATGACCACCTAA